The genomic DNA ggtggctcagtcagttgagcgtccaacttcagctcaggtcacaatctcactgtccgtgagtttgagccccgcctcgggctctgggccgatggctcagagcctggagcctgcttccgattctgtgtctccctctctctctgcccctcccccgttcatgctctgtctctctctgtctcaaaaataaataaacgttaaaaaaaattaaaaaaaaaataataaccacgAGGCTAAATAAGTAGCTTAATGGCTCACAGTTACAAAATGGCAAAACTCCTAATCAGATCCAGGTTGCCTGAGTCATAAGCTCTTACTCCAGCATCTTATCATTCAAGGCACATTTTCTTATAGTCACTCAGATAATTGAATGCTAAACAAAAATCCGGGTGCCTAGGATTCTTCTCAATAGTATTGAGACTGTACTTTAGAATCCCCTCAAATACCGAATGCTTTAAAGTGTCTTTCAGCATCTGATAGAAATCTCAGAATTTACAGGAGAgagcatttttttgttgttgttcagtactattaaaatgtttactttattcaGTCAAACATTTTCCAGTGATGGAGACACGTGTTGTTTCCTAACTGGCTATATTAGAGTCGATTATATTACCAGTTTTCatctttctcatttaaaagaagccatttaaggggtgcctgggtggctcagttagttgagcatctgactcttgaatttggcttaggtcataatcccagggtcttgggatcgagccccgagtcgggctctgagccgagtgtggaggctgcttgagattctctctctctctctctctctctctctctctctgtttctctctctgtctctccctctgcccttctcccttgtgttttctttctctataaaataaaaaataatactaaaataaaataaaataaaataaaataaaataaaataaaaaatataaaataaaataaacccttcAAGCCATACCACTGGAAACAAAGTGGTTGCATATCCCAAGTCCTCCTGGGGTTGGGGATTATCTTGAGGTAATGTCCCACTTGTCACACACTGGGAGATAAATACTCATCCCTCATAAGATCCATTTGTAAAATTTGGAGAGAAGTGTTGTCAACAGCTTATACAAGATAAATTCTACAATTCAGAATTCTAGATGGTGCTAAGGTAGGTGACTGCTGCGAATGGGACAGTGTAACGAAAATAATGTTGTCTTAGAGAAAAGGTTATGCTCACTGATTATCTGTGGTATTTTCTtagtttatgtgtatatgtgggcCAGGGGAGTAGACAGGGGATGATAGAGGCATTAATCTGCACTTACCTTACCTAGAGCTTTTTCCAAAAGTACCGCTTCATTCATTTTGCTCATTATTGCCAGGAGGCGAAAGCTGACTTGTGTCTAGGTTGGAATTTGGGAAAATCCAATGATTTAATTAATTGAGTAAAGCTTAAGTAAGCTCACCCTCATCAGTAAGGCGAATCTCACTTTCTATGAGCACATACGTATATTTGCATACAATGTGACTATTTTGTGTTTGTGCCTATAAATATCAATTTAGGGAACTTGTGACTTTGTGTCAGATATTGAATAATCATAATGGCATTAATGGTAATAATAGATAATAATGAATCCATTTGGTGCATCTCTAATACAATAAGTTCTATAAATGGTGCTATAAATTATCCACGTTAATCCTGGTTTCAACCTTCTTTGTGGGATATTATTAcgttaataaatgaaataaaacaattcaggGATACAAACCTTGAATGGCTTACAAAACCTTAGAGACCGCATCTGAGGTTAAAGTCAACTTTGGCTACCCCAAATCTTGCGTGTTTAACCACTACGGCACGGTGCCATTAGCTTGTTGATAccaatgggaaaataaaacatgtttcaaGGAACGTGCCTGATTTTGAGAATTTCTATTAATATTCTACAAACAAAGATCAAAGTGTCCTACCCCGTCATGAAGCTCTTGAATATGCAGTCTTGTTTGCCTTACAGGACAATTCTATACAGTGAATAAAGTGGGTCTGATTTCATAAACAAGGATAGGTTGGCGTAAAGATGGAATGATTTGTAGTAGAAGAACCAGAATTAGAGCTCAGGTATACAGAcacttcttttttcctatttcctagTCCTTGCTATAGCCTCTTTTGCACCAGTGATAGCAAAATCAAGCCCGATAAGCAGGCAAACGTGACGATCTGGAGGTCTCAGTGTAGAGTGTTGTTACTCGTATAGCCAAAAAGCTGATGCTAATAGTGATACCTTGTCTGATACAACCCTTGGGAACCAATGATGAAAAACCTCCTAAATTTGGTACGCTTTTGTTATTTAGCGGGTTCTTTAACACTAATTCTTTAATTGGAAGGTTCACACAAATTATTTAGAGGAAACCTTGTTATGATTATTGAAttgattccttttaaaaattttattatttattttgagagagagagggcgcaagcaggggaggggtggagagaaagagagaatcccaagtaggcaccaGGCTATCAGTGCCTGGTGATAGGGGCACTGGTGATagggaggggctgggcctcacaaaccatgagatcatgacctgagccaaaatcaagagttggaggcttaactgattgaattACTCGGGCACCCCATGATTATTGGATTGATTCTTTAACCACTGAATCTGTGCGAACGCCTTATTTAAAGTTCAATGTAGAATGTAGTTACAGCAAATAATTAATTATAGATTCTCTAGCCACTTTAAtcactgagtttatttatttatttaaaaatgtttaatgtttatttatttttgagagagagagagtgggagtgggggaagggcagagggagagggagacacagagtccgaagcaggctccaggctctgagcggtcagcacagagcccaacactgggctcgaattcatgagctgtgagatcatgacttgaactgaagttggacacttaaccaactgagtcacccaggtgccccactgaatTGAGTTTTTAAACCACtactttagagaaaaaagaaaagacagatttaaGTTAGGATGTGAATATTACATAAAGCTTAGAAATGACAGTTGCACAGCATAGCCAtgtaaacttttttctcttttattttaagagTTTGGATTGTTTCCCCATAGTTTCTGACATTCACCTTACATGTTTTCTTAGTCAAGTTCTTCCTTTCTACAATCTGGTTCTCAAAGAGGACGGACCACTCTTCTAAGTGTATCTGGAAGATTGCAGATGATTTTGTTGGGCGAGGCGACACTCTGAGGTTACCAAGCATGGCAGAGAGAATAGACCTCCAATATTTAATTGCCTTACTACTCACTACAGTGTTCCTCTAACATTACTAATCTTTAACTTCCTGCTGAATATATTCCATCACACtatgatttattttgtatttacacacattctgttttttttccttgattaatTTCCCTCTGGTTATATAgcatatattttctcatatagCTAGCTTAGAAGTTCATTAATGAGTGCAGAGATACAGTTTTTCCTCAAGACACTTCCTGTTTCCGGGATCTCACATCAGACATTGTCTTATCTCAGAggtaagaaagaaacataaaccCTAGGAGAGAAAAGCAATACTTATAGGACACGCGTATAAGATTTACTACTGTGAAACAATATATTTacatagaacacacacacacacacacttttctttaTAAGAAAGCACAGATTGTgtatccatgttgtcaaaaataagatgaattttGAGACACCTgagtatttcattaaaaaaattgtccttcccctgctcacacatgtgctctttctctctcaaaataaacaaataaacttttaaaaggggttcctgggtatctcagttggttacgtggctgactcttggttttagctcaggtcatgatctcacacttcatgagatcaagccccacatgaggttaccatgctgtcagcatggaggttacttgggattctctctccctttctctctgccccttcctgtctcatgctgtcactctctctctctccttgtctctatctctctctctcaaaacaaataaataggctttaaaaactGAGTATTGAgtaagcaattaaaaagaaacaagatgtccatttatttgctttaacgaatttcatttaataaattctCATATTAGTGTTTATGAGATGCCAGTAACATagacaatatttacaaatatccACTCATTTATTCCTCTAATCATCACAGAGTGGTTAAATAATTTAATCATTCTCACGCAACCAGTAAGCAGGaaagctaggatttgaatcctTTCATCTCTTACAATAACTACTATGCCTTAACTGTTAAGTTCAACTACTTCCCAAGATCACAGTTATTTTTCTGTAGAATTATCTACAGAAAGTGGTAACTTTCTTCCTAGAGTTTTTCTCAACTTTCCTTTACATGGCAGAATGGGATTTCAGGATGGAAAAATAAAGCTTTGCTTCGAGGATTTTGCCAACTTTCACAATTCTACTGGTCTTAATCAACCAAGCCACATTCATCCCATTTCTGCTTGGAAGGAACAAATACATTCTTCATGCCTCCCAAAACACCACCTCTGAATAACATCTTCTAGTGTCaacaaagatttttaattaccttttttaaagaaagtgacagaaaagaaaaaaaaaaagcaaatgtcacAGAAAAGGCCATCATAACTATGATTTTATTATCCTTCTATTTGCTTCCTTAGAAGAGAGAGTGAAGATGTTCTTGCTTCATACATCACTCAAGTCAACACGTGTGTTCTGATCCCATCTCTTTTGgacaaggaaaacaagaaaaccagGATGTTGGAGAGTAATTATACCATGCCAACTGAGTTTCTTCTTGTTGGATTCACAGATTATTTGCCTCTCAGGGTCACACTCTTCTTGGTATTTCTTATAGTCTATACGCTAACTGTGGTGGGAAATCTGGGTTTAATAATCTTAGTTCATATCAATCCAGGCCTTCAAACCCCCATGTATTATTTTCTCAGCAACCTGTCTTTCTTAGACATCTGCTATTCTACCGCGATTGCTCCTAAAATGCTGGTGAATTTTTTAGCATCCAGGAAAAGCATCTCTCCCTATGGCTGTGCActacaaatgtttttctttggttgctttgCTGATGCTGAGTGCCTCATTCTGGCAGcaatggcctatgaccgctatgcaGCCATCTGTAACCCATTGCTCTATTCTACCCTTATGTCGAGGAGAGTCTGTATCTGCTTCGTTGTGTTGGCGTACTTCAGCGGGAGTATGACTTCCGTGGTACATGTCTGCCTCACATTCAGGCTGTCATTTTGTGGCTCTAATATTGTCAATCATTTCTTCTGTGATATCCCACCTCTTCTGGCTTTATCATGCACGGACATCCATATCAATGAGCTTCTGCTCTTTGCCTTATGTGGTTTCATCCAGACCAGCACTTTTGTGGTCATATTTATCTCTTACTTCTGTATCCTCATCACTGTTTTGAGCATTAAGTCCTCAGGGGGCAGGAGCAAAACGTTCTCCACTTGTACTTCCCATTTCATAGCTGTCTCCTTGTTCTACGGAACACTCCTGTTTATGTACTTACGTCCCACCACTGACTATTCCCTGGACACTGACAAGGTAGTTGCAGTGTTTTATACTGTGGTCTTTCCCATGTTTAACCCAATAATATACAGTTTCAGAAACAGGGATGTAAAAAATGCCCTCAAAAAGCTATTAGAAAGAAACTGGACTTTCAAATgaataagaattaaaatcatttaagaatattcaaggtaggggcgcctgggtggctcagttgtttaagtgctggactttggctcaggtcatgatcccacagttcatgggttcgagccccgtgtcaggttctgtgctggcaactcagagcctggtacctgcttcagattctgtctctccctctctctgcctctcccccgctcaccttctgtctctctctcaaaaataaacatttaaaaatttttaaaaaggaatattcaaGGTATAGTCTGCACTTCCAATATCATCATGCCATGAGCACCTTGTATGTCAactatttgaaatttattatcatttctcagaaataaagataacTATTCATTCTCCatactttaaaatgcttttgtcTTCTTCTAAAAATCTTCTCTCCAAAATTATTCTACTCTATGAAATATGCTTGAGATAAAATAAGCAATAATATctcttttccaattagtgttCACAAAATACTTTGTATATtgattcattatattttttatcatgttaTACTCAAGGTCTATGTTGACTTGTCTATCAACCCATCCATAAGTAGAAACTCCTTGGCAGCAGGGGATATGTATCTTGGTTATTGTTCCAATTCCTATATAGTACAGGACATATGGCATATTCTCATCACATGTATGtttagtggatgaatggatggaataaatggatagatggatgggtggatggatggtgaaGTGAGTAAATGTAGCTTCCTGTGTCTGGGAAAATGAGTCTAGATTTTGCACTTTCAGaacacttatcatcagggaaattgataTCACTCATGATAAACAATGGTGGTTTCGCTGGTTCTTAGGAAGTTAGATAGAAGTCACATAGCAAGGGTCTCTTTAATATTAGTACAGTGTGAGGTTATAACACATTGATTTCTCTGGATGCACTGATTAGTGTAAGAGATCCTCTACTGTTCCATTCACAGTGGGTACATGTGAAAACCAAACAAATTTGTGAAGATCATCAAGATTATAAACTGTATACATTACTAATTATTTGCCCATCTGTTCCTGAGTGAATCTTTGAGTCCCCATCTTCAAAGGGGTGAACAATTGCTctagttattttattatgtatattgaCAACGCAAATCGATTGCAGTATAAACACTACTTTCTCTGCAATCACTTCTGGCGATTGAACTATCCGTAGTTGTTCTCATCCTTCGGTTcccatttcctctttgttttatcTTGACAAAGTTGAAGGAATACATTGTATACATGTGAAAATATGATATTGTTCATTTTCTAGTAAATGTGGAAATATGAGTGACTGGATTAGTTTATAGTGGATGCAACCCTATAAATGGAGATAAGACAACAATAAGATATTGCCCATTGAAATGGGTTGTTTtggggattaaatgaaacaatatatgTAAAGCTACTAATGTATGTATGATTTGAGAACTAGATGTTCAAATATGTATCAATCTCCTAGAAAACATGTAAAACTTGCACTTCTTGTTACAATCTAATggaatattaatgtttattatttttctaccattatattattatttgatgTTAAGAAACAGTAAAGGTTTAATTTCCAGAAgaaattaagcattaaaaaatatctgtgaagttcagggtgcctgggtggctcaatcggttaagcatccaactttagctcaggtcttgatctcacggttcgtgagttcgagcaccccattgggctctgtgctgacagctaaggtCTGGagacttcttcagattctgtgtctccctctgtctctgtccctcccctgctcacactctgtctctctctgtctctcaaaaaatgaataaacattaaaaaaattaaaaaaaaaaatctgtgaaacaGTCCAAATGTTCTGAGATGTTACcaggaagcaaaaaacaaacaaacaaacaaaataaaaataaagaaaacaaaagaacaaaaacaagataaaaacacaaCCTGGATTTCAATATTCAAATCAGTGACCTTCAACTTGTTAAAACACGTGTCCTACTATGAAGCATTTGTTAGAGTACACAATGTCATTCATTtgtaattggttttttttttactagtttctGAAACTTATAGGTTaatttgaattattcttttaattttagaatactctgttttaaaaaaaacattgctgGGAATATTGTGGAATGAGCTGCTTCCTCTTCGTTATCCATCCATTGTGTGATGGACATAaggttgcatgaaaagaaaaatatcagctTCCTTGTATGGACCTATTGAATCTAAgactcatttttccattttccaaaacaagttatttttaaaataagtaaaccaaaatatatttggctttttttgttgttggcattgttttaattttcttaaggttttgtttaaattctagttggctAACGTACAGTGGGATACCAATGTCAAGTGTACAATATGGAGATTTGATACTTCCATAGAACAGTGGTGTTCATCACAGAAAGTACATTCCTTAACATGTATCACTTGTTTAACCCATCCCTTGCCCACtgcccctctggtaaccatcactttgttctctatagtgcagggtctgtttcttggtttgcctcctgctctttcttctctttattctttttgctttgttttttaaactccacatgtgagtaaagtcatatgatatttatctttctctgattaacttatttcactcagcataatgctttcTAGCTGCAGCCATGTCTTTGCCAATGgtaagacttcattcttttttatgaccaagtaatattccattgtatatacatacatatacatataatatattataaataacatgtataatgtatatatatattattcatagtaacaattttattattattaaatttttcaatGTCTAATCCTTATCTAAATAACAAATCATTCTTTACATGATTGAACTTTGCATTGATGAAAAGTGAAAttacaaaagcttttaaaataatgatggaaaTTCTAATGTTTGTCTAGGTTATGTATTGTCTTACAATTTATATTCAAAGTCATATGGATATTTTCtacccccctctcctctctctctcttccttccttccttccttccttccttttttcctcctttaataCTAGATCATGAGTGTGTATggaaagagactttttttaatcCAATGTCACCAGAATTTCATGAATAATATATGGGTATCTGAATGTAATGAAATTTTCAGCGTGTAGTCAGCAATTAATATACTGATAAGTTACCATTATATCAGACTCCAAATATCATTGATCTAAAATGCTGGAAATTAAGTAATGCGAAGAGTGATTTTGTTTTGGAATATTGTACACATAATTCCCCATCTATTTGTTGACAGACGAATTATTTGTTACCTTCAAGAACCGCTTTTCCACACAGTAATGACTATACACTGCTAATTTGTTATCTTAGTTTACTTAACAAGCAATGCTTTtctgtaataaacataaaaataaaacttttttccttatattttgatTCGTATAACAAAAACAGGGTAGTCTAATTATATAACTAGTGAATTTTCACCATTACATTCCTAAGTGCTCTTAAAAACTGCCACAATATATAGTCTTATTTAATTAAACTATATATTTtccattgaatttatagatttctttttatcttcttaggCTTATTAGGTCAATAAATTGAATCAACACAAGaatataaatgctttttattttaatatatgaatatataaatatagtgaaTTCCAAATTATCTTATTACTTTAATACTGTTTAAAATCATACTAACATTCCCTTCAACTGTTCACAAAACACCCAGTCTTAAGTCAGTTTCTGAATTACGTATTTGAAATTGGTTTCATGAATATGATAAATCTTAGGATCTAAATTTTCTAAAACGTTGTGTTTTATGAGCTTAAGTTTATTGTTTCTGTATTAAATCTAATCTTCCTGGGTTTCAAAATATTCCCCATTTATGAAGCAGCTAACCCATCTCAAGAAAGTTAGAGATTGCATTGCAGAAAACTCAAGTTGTGCATCAGCCATGGCATTTTTGGCCAGTATTTAATATTATCTTCTGGCCATTGACACTGATCCTTTGTTAGAGTTATTAAAACAATGTCTTTACAAATTATGAAAAAGCTGGTTTTATAGTATGTGCCATTAATTTGGCTACATTTAATaatattggggtttttttcctgcttctaatTTCCAACCTTCCtaattttttctgcttcattatgtAGCTAACTTTATTCCTCCATTGACTGTTTTGTtggattttgaacatttttttcctgtgattacATGGTAATATCTTCCATTTTGTATCTAAAGACactctaattttgttttattggaaTCTTCACAAGTGCATATAATTTTGTGATATGAATTTGATTTTTGCACAATATTTGGGCTGAcatgactttattattttatttatctgcatATGTTGTAACTAATTTGCTTTTACGTTCAAATAGCTAAGGCATTCTAATTAGCaatatgctttaataaaaacatcCACCACCCTCTCCCAAATGTATAAATAGTGAATATATTATTTGTATGATTGAAGAGAGACGAATATGAAATTATGCAAAAAGCTAATAAAACTATGTGAAACATATGCAAAATCCCCACAGTGTCTCATGTGTCTCCTACCACTTCAGTAGAATGGAAgctaaaaaaagaattacaaggcACAATCCACAGCTCTAAGATTCCTATTGAATTATTGctgaaaagaaaagcatacattttaattttttatatttttttaatgttattttatatgattttgagagagacggagcgtgagcgggggaggagcggaaagagaggaagacagtgaatccgaagcaggctccaggctctgaactgtcagcacatggtccgatgtggggctcaaaataacaaaccgtgagatcatgacctgagccggggtCAGATGCTCcctggactgagtcacccaggcactctgagaaaagcatacatttttatgtaaataaaccAAAAGGAGAGTGTACAATTCAATcaatgctctgtgtgtgtgtgtgtgtatgtgtgtgtgtaaaatctcATAAAAAgtgtaaatgtaaattaatgtCAATGATTATTAAAGTTCGGAGAGTAAAATGTTATGCGTTTCCTTATATCAATTTCATAATGAACCAATGAGGGAGACAAAACATGTATGaatgtccccatttcacagggggaaaaaaaaaggtcagtctGAGCTCTTTCACCATGAGAACACTTGAACGTTTGTCTGAGTCGCATGCCTGTGATTGGAACACTTTTCTTCAGTTCCTGCACTGCGTTTATTCTCTGTATCGTTTATTCATCTTGACCCCAAGATGTTTGAGAGTTTTATGTACGAAAGGGAGTGCATTTTATCAAAGTGAAAGCAGAGACATCTAGTGGATGGTGATTGAGGAGACTTCAGCCACGTGGCATGATTAGCTCTAGTCTTAAGAGACTGGGAAGGATGCTAATGATCCAACTTGTGGACATCTGAGATTCACATCTACACGTGAGCTACGTCTCATGTCCCCCAAAGAAAAGCCACCAAACGTTACAAAAATCTCCGCTCTCAACAGTCTTTGAAGAATCATGAAAACCTGGTCTTCTTTACCAGATATTCTGTTTATTCTGGACTTTGCTTTGTTGTGAATGTGTTTAAGAAGTGGTAATGTagctttatttaaaacttttaatatttcctaTCTCCTCACCCTAAAAGAATCTGTTACCAGCTCTATGATTTCAGTAATGTTCCCAAATAGACAGAAAACAACGTCCTAACTTGTGGGTTATTTAGATTTCAAAGGTTTTCTTCTCATGTTATGAAAAAAGGGCAATGTTTATATAATCCTGCTGCACTTAATGTTTTCATGTACACATGTGTGTTTACAATATTTAATACGTAGTCGCTGCAGTAGCTTAAGGCtatttacacatattttgcaAAGTCCTTAAAATAGAATATCTGAgaattataatgtttttatatcGCAAGGAAAATACTTTCTTTCATACCTATATAATAACATTTTGGAATATCTTGAAAACATTTggaacattttggaaatattttagataaaattttattagatggctccaataataatattttaagaattatttttctattttccttgagTTTGTCACTGCATCCTGTCTGTGATCAAACCAGGGCATGCACACAGACACTTGATTTTCAGAGCTTAACACTGTTTTCACTGCAGCCAGCTGATGCTTCTTCCCACTAGAAATCTAGTGTGCCTGGATAAAATAGTCCTCAAATCAAGgtgtattgtttttaaagtagactaGATAAACTATAGTTTCAA from Panthera tigris isolate Pti1 chromosome D1, P.tigris_Pti1_mat1.1, whole genome shotgun sequence includes the following:
- the LOC102952557 gene encoding olfactory receptor 5AS1, whose product is MLESNYTMPTEFLLVGFTDYLPLRVTLFLVFLIVYTLTVVGNLGLIILVHINPGLQTPMYYFLSNLSFLDICYSTAIAPKMLVNFLASRKSISPYGCALQMFFFGCFADAECLILAAMAYDRYAAICNPLLYSTLMSRRVCICFVVLAYFSGSMTSVVHVCLTFRLSFCGSNIVNHFFCDIPPLLALSCTDIHINELLLFALCGFIQTSTFVVIFISYFCILITVLSIKSSGGRSKTFSTCTSHFIAVSLFYGTLLFMYLRPTTDYSLDTDKVVAVFYTVVFPMFNPIIYSFRNRDVKNALKKLLERNWTFK